A genomic window from Clostridium aceticum includes:
- a CDS encoding DMT family transporter, producing MMNFLVNKCSQKTAVVYLLISAFLLSLGGVFIKSIHLHPFALAGFRSSIAAIFVWFMIEKPKFTWSKTQVLGGLAYAGMMLSFVTACKWTTAANAILLQYTAPIYVALFGFMFLKEKTTRLDWITVFCVFSGMTLFFVGDLQPQNIIGNLLAIVSGMSLAAMVLLLRKQKDESPFESLLIGNIFTAIIALPFMLRSTLVVTDFAGLLFLGVFQLGLSYLLYAAATKQVTAMETVLITVIEPIMNPVWVLLLIGETPGKWAFVGGAVVLIAVTMRCILTTLHLQKNKFTASS from the coding sequence ATGATGAATTTTTTAGTAAACAAATGTAGTCAAAAAACCGCTGTTGTATATTTGCTAATTAGTGCTTTTTTACTGAGTCTAGGTGGTGTATTTATCAAATCCATACATCTGCATCCCTTTGCTCTTGCTGGCTTTAGGAGCAGTATTGCTGCTATATTTGTATGGTTTATGATTGAAAAACCTAAATTTACTTGGTCCAAGACTCAAGTTCTAGGGGGATTGGCTTATGCAGGGATGATGCTCTCCTTTGTAACTGCCTGTAAATGGACTACTGCTGCAAACGCTATATTATTGCAATACACTGCCCCTATTTATGTAGCTTTGTTTGGTTTCATGTTTCTAAAGGAAAAGACTACACGTTTGGACTGGATTACAGTTTTTTGCGTTTTTAGTGGTATGACTTTGTTTTTTGTCGGCGACCTACAACCCCAAAATATTATAGGAAATCTATTAGCTATTGTCAGTGGAATGAGTCTTGCTGCTATGGTGCTATTATTACGAAAACAGAAGGATGAATCCCCCTTTGAATCTCTACTGATAGGAAACATTTTCACTGCAATCATTGCACTTCCGTTTATGCTACGCTCCACCCTTGTTGTTACAGATTTTGCTGGTCTATTGTTTTTAGGCGTTTTTCAACTAGGGCTATCTTATCTGTTATATGCTGCCGCTACTAAACAGGTTACTGCCATGGAGACTGTACTTATCACTGTCATTGAACCAATCATGAATCCTGTCTGGGTTTTATTATTGATTGGAGAAACCCCTGGAAAATGGGCCTTTGTAGGTGGTGCAGTTGTACTTATCGCTGTCACTATGAGATGCATTTTAACCACGCTTCATTTGCAAAAAAATAAATTTACCGCTTCATCCTAA
- the hpt gene encoding hypoxanthine phosphoribosyltransferase, which produces MDKKAWEILCSEGDIKKRLKELGQQLSVDYKDKKLYVISLLKGSFIFAADLVREISVPVKINFITTSSYGHDLESSGSVEIVSDITEDLTSYDVLVVDDITDSALTMKHVMEHLNKKNPASIKSCVLLDKPERRKVELVPDYVGFTIPDKFVVGYGLNYGDYYRNIPYVFIVTEEDR; this is translated from the coding sequence ATAGATAAGAAAGCATGGGAAATCCTTTGCTCAGAAGGAGACATAAAAAAAAGATTAAAAGAGTTAGGGCAACAGTTGTCTGTTGATTATAAGGATAAAAAACTGTATGTAATTTCTCTATTGAAGGGAAGTTTTATTTTTGCAGCAGATTTGGTGAGAGAAATAAGTGTTCCAGTTAAAATAAATTTTATAACCACCTCTAGTTATGGTCATGATTTAGAAAGCAGTGGTTCAGTAGAAATTGTATCAGATATAACAGAAGACTTAACTAGCTATGATGTTTTAGTAGTGGATGACATTACAGACTCTGCTTTAACGATGAAACATGTTATGGAGCATTTAAATAAGAAAAACCCTGCCAGTATTAAGAGCTGTGTATTGTTGGACAAACCTGAGAGAAGAAAGGTTGAATTGGTGCCAGATTATGTAGGGTTCACCATTCCAGACAAATTTGTGGTAGGTTACGGACTGAACTATGGAGACTACTACCGTAATATTCCTTATGTATTTATTGTCACGGAAGAAGACCGCTAA
- the dapD gene encoding 2,3,4,5-tetrahydropyridine-2,6-dicarboxylate N-acetyltransferase: MSSKVEKLKNSFDLTEAQAIAKFIKESKKSTPVKVFVQGKLQPAISKEVKVFGQENFWILIGEYEEIAELLDKNKKNIEDYYLENDRRNSAIPLMEILHLPARIEPGALIREGVELGKDAVIMMGAVINIGAKIGENTMIDMNCVIGARGLIGKNVHVGAGTVIAGVLEPPSKDPVIIEDEVFIGANAVVLEGVRVGKGAVVAAGSVVTKDVPPNTVVAGTPARIIKAKDAKTTDKIKLLEDLRG; the protein is encoded by the coding sequence ATGAGTAGTAAGGTTGAAAAGCTAAAAAATTCTTTTGACTTAACAGAGGCACAAGCAATTGCAAAATTTATAAAAGAATCAAAAAAATCTACGCCAGTTAAGGTTTTTGTTCAAGGGAAACTTCAACCCGCTATATCAAAAGAAGTGAAGGTTTTTGGACAAGAAAATTTTTGGATTCTAATTGGAGAGTACGAAGAAATAGCTGAACTCTTAGATAAAAACAAGAAAAATATTGAGGACTATTACTTAGAGAATGACCGAAGAAACTCCGCTATTCCCCTGATGGAAATTCTTCATCTTCCAGCAAGAATTGAACCTGGTGCCTTAATAAGAGAAGGGGTGGAACTAGGTAAAGATGCAGTGATCATGATGGGGGCCGTCATAAATATTGGTGCTAAAATCGGTGAGAACACTATGATCGATATGAACTGTGTCATCGGTGCAAGAGGCTTGATTGGTAAGAACGTTCATGTGGGGGCGGGAACAGTAATTGCAGGAGTTTTAGAACCTCCTAGTAAAGACCCTGTTATTATAGAGGATGAAGTTTTTATAGGAGCTAACGCTGTGGTGTTGGAAGGTGTAAGAGTAGGCAAGGGAGCTGTGGTTGCCGCTGGTTCTGTTGTAACAAAGGATGTGCCTCCTAATACGGTAGTTGCTGGAACACCAGCAAGAATTATTAAGGCAAAAGACGCAAAAACTACTGACAAGATTAAATTGCTAGAAGATTTGCGAGGATAA
- a CDS encoding M20 metallopeptidase family protein — protein MELSIEIKNLLEELKKLRRDLHKIPELGLEEEKTSQYIKTYLQQLDIKYEENVLETGIIAYFQGKDPKKTYCFRADIDALGMQEQNQLEYQSLHTGKMHACGHDGHTAILLGLAKTLVENKEKLKDNIVLLFQPAEEGPGGALPILEGGFLKKYGVEEIYGLHLFPGLQEGQLGLRPGAMMSQNGEFDIFIKGQSAHGAMPHVGVDSIVVSSEMVLGMQTIISRNINPIEPAVITIGRAEAGEKRNIIAEEAVLEGTIRTFSQETYDLIKKRMMDFKKGLEINYGCQIDMIIRDMYPAVYNDPHLTETFIEAQEKCGIDDIEIIDPIMLAEDFSFYQREIPGLFFFLGTKNQEKGFTYPLHNGKFNFDEKVLGYGLQVYVNLLKYRGALQ, from the coding sequence TTGGAATTATCTATAGAAATCAAAAACTTACTGGAAGAACTAAAGAAACTTCGGAGAGATTTACATAAAATTCCTGAATTGGGTTTGGAAGAGGAAAAGACTTCTCAATATATCAAAACCTATTTACAACAGTTAGATATAAAGTATGAGGAAAATGTCTTAGAAACAGGTATCATAGCTTACTTTCAGGGTAAAGACCCTAAAAAAACCTATTGTTTTCGTGCTGATATAGACGCTTTAGGGATGCAGGAACAAAATCAGTTAGAGTATCAATCACTACACACCGGAAAAATGCATGCATGTGGACATGATGGTCATACAGCCATTCTTTTAGGTCTTGCAAAAACTCTAGTGGAAAACAAAGAAAAGCTAAAGGATAATATCGTTTTATTATTTCAACCAGCAGAAGAAGGTCCCGGTGGAGCACTGCCTATTTTAGAGGGAGGTTTTTTAAAAAAGTATGGTGTTGAAGAAATATATGGTCTGCATCTTTTTCCAGGATTGCAGGAAGGCCAATTGGGACTTCGACCTGGAGCAATGATGTCACAGAATGGAGAATTTGATATTTTTATCAAAGGACAAAGTGCTCATGGTGCTATGCCCCATGTAGGTGTAGATAGTATTGTTGTTTCCAGTGAAATGGTGCTAGGTATGCAAACTATTATAAGCCGTAATATCAACCCTATTGAACCCGCTGTGATTACTATAGGAAGAGCAGAGGCAGGAGAAAAACGCAATATCATAGCTGAAGAAGCCGTGCTGGAAGGAACCATACGGACCTTTAGTCAAGAAACCTATGATTTAATTAAGAAAAGAATGATGGACTTTAAAAAGGGGCTTGAGATCAATTATGGATGTCAGATTGACATGATAATTAGGGATATGTATCCAGCAGTATATAATGATCCTCATCTAACAGAAACTTTTATTGAAGCTCAAGAAAAGTGTGGTATAGATGATATAGAAATCATAGACCCTATTATGCTAGCAGAGGATTTTTCCTTCTATCAAAGAGAAATTCCAGGACTTTTCTTTTTTCTAGGCACTAAAAACCAAGAAAAAGGTTTTACTTATCCTCTGCATAATGGAAAATTTAATTTTGATGAAAAAGTTCTGGGTTATGGATTGCAAGTTTATGTTAATTTGCTAAAATATCGTGGTGCATTACAATAA
- a CDS encoding type II CAAX endopeptidase family protein, whose translation MLEEKRLRLVDANILYLIGAILFFTLGFYFQSLSLKWGLIITQYLLILLPPIIYLKMKKIPIKKTMRFNKISIKHSILVVFITLFMYPAAVFANALFMALMSMLGNLNIPELPTATNPTEYIVLMFIISVSAGICEEVFFRGFILPGYENLGTKKAIIISSILFGIFHFNLYNLLGPIVLGLVFSYLIILTNSIYAGMIGHIVNNGFAVTLGYVLNKFAGFLEESQEAAPEISTTLALLINVLVFGMIAIITSYLAFRLIKIIKKDREKQKNLLERNNLQEEDEKYEKTIHSVSLGDFIPLLLVLPLFLLIAIIQIREIIGLG comes from the coding sequence ATGTTAGAAGAGAAACGATTAAGATTAGTAGATGCCAATATTTTATACTTAATTGGGGCTATTCTTTTCTTTACTCTGGGGTTTTATTTTCAAAGTTTAAGTCTAAAATGGGGGTTAATTATAACACAATATCTCTTGATATTACTGCCTCCTATCATCTACTTAAAAATGAAGAAGATTCCTATAAAAAAAACAATGCGCTTTAACAAAATTAGTATAAAACATAGTATTTTAGTAGTATTCATAACGCTATTTATGTACCCTGCGGCTGTTTTTGCTAATGCCCTTTTTATGGCTCTAATGAGCATGCTGGGAAACCTAAACATACCAGAATTGCCTACAGCTACGAATCCAACAGAATACATTGTCTTAATGTTTATCATTTCTGTTTCAGCGGGGATTTGTGAAGAAGTGTTTTTTAGAGGATTTATACTTCCGGGTTATGAAAACTTGGGAACAAAAAAAGCTATTATTATTTCCTCCATTTTATTTGGAATATTTCATTTTAACCTATACAATTTGCTTGGGCCTATCGTATTAGGATTAGTATTTTCCTATCTAATTATTTTAACAAATTCTATCTACGCAGGAATGATTGGACATATTGTTAATAATGGTTTTGCTGTTACTTTAGGATATGTTCTTAATAAGTTTGCTGGCTTCTTAGAGGAAAGCCAAGAAGCAGCACCTGAAATCTCCACAACGTTGGCTTTGCTGATCAATGTGCTGGTTTTTGGTATGATAGCTATAATCACTAGTTATCTTGCTTTTCGTTTAATAAAAATAATAAAAAAAGATAGAGAAAAACAAAAAAATCTTCTAGAGAGGAATAACTTACAAGAAGAAGACGAAAAATATGAAAAGACAATACACTCTGTGTCCTTAGGGGATTTTATCCCTTTACTATTAGTACTACCTTTGTTTTTATTAATTGCTATCATACAAATCAGAGAAATTATTGGCCTTGGATAG
- a CDS encoding cold-shock protein, which yields MEKGTVKWFNAEKGYGFISRENGDDVFVHFSAITMDGFKTLEEGQTVQFEIVQGDKGPQATNVSRG from the coding sequence ATGGAAAAAGGTACAGTAAAGTGGTTTAACGCTGAAAAAGGTTATGGATTTATTTCAAGAGAAAACGGTGACGATGTATTCGTACACTTTTCAGCAATTACAATGGATGGATTCAAAACATTAGAAGAAGGTCAAACAGTTCAATTTGAAATTGTTCAAGGTGACAAAGGACCTCAAGCTACAAACGTAAGTAGAGGATAA
- the hslO gene encoding Hsp33 family molecular chaperone HslO, producing the protein MKNCVIRATAANNSIRAFIANTTSMVEKARQIHETSSVAIAALGRTMTAASMMGLMLKSENHQLTVKINGGGELGSIVVVGNSQGNVKGYVANPQVESSYIKPGKLDVGKAVGANGDITVIKDLGLKDPYIGTSALVSGEIAEDFASYFLHSEQQPSAIALGVLVERDYTVKAAGGFIIQVLPNIEEEVLEKLEEKLLSLDPITVLMDQGMKEEDILYHVLGDLSPEVVERYEVDFVCDCNKSRFERALISIGRKDLTEIIEEDESAELVCHFCNEKHYFNKEELEKLLEEL; encoded by the coding sequence ATGAAAAACTGTGTTATTCGTGCTACTGCTGCCAATAATAGTATTAGAGCTTTTATTGCTAACACAACTAGTATGGTGGAAAAAGCCAGACAAATTCATGAAACATCTTCAGTAGCTATCGCTGCCCTTGGACGGACAATGACAGCTGCCTCTATGATGGGTTTAATGTTAAAAAGTGAAAATCATCAACTTACTGTAAAAATTAATGGTGGTGGAGAATTAGGAAGTATTGTAGTAGTAGGAAACAGTCAAGGTAATGTAAAAGGATATGTAGCTAATCCACAGGTGGAGAGTAGCTATATAAAGCCTGGAAAGTTAGATGTAGGAAAGGCTGTAGGGGCAAATGGTGACATCACCGTTATTAAAGATTTAGGTCTAAAGGACCCTTATATAGGAACTTCTGCTTTAGTATCGGGAGAAATAGCAGAGGATTTTGCCTCTTATTTTCTACACTCAGAGCAGCAGCCTTCTGCGATAGCATTAGGCGTTTTGGTAGAAAGAGACTATACTGTAAAGGCAGCCGGTGGTTTTATCATACAAGTACTGCCCAATATAGAAGAAGAAGTATTAGAGAAATTGGAAGAAAAACTTCTCTCTCTTGATCCAATCACAGTGCTAATGGATCAAGGGATGAAGGAGGAGGACATTCTTTACCATGTTTTAGGAGATTTATCCCCAGAAGTCGTGGAAAGATATGAAGTGGACTTTGTTTGTGATTGTAATAAAAGTAGATTTGAGAGAGCTTTAATAAGTATCGGTAGAAAAGATTTAACCGAAATTATTGAAGAAGATGAGAGCGCAGAGTTAGTTTGCCACTTTTGTAATGAAAAACATTATTTTAACAAAGAAGAACTTGAAAAATTATTAGAAGAATTATAA
- the ilvN gene encoding acetolactate synthase small subunit, with protein MNKHVLSVLVENQPGVLSRVSGLFSRRGYNIDSFTAGGTEDERLSRLTIVLNGDYQALDQIKKQLNKLIDVVKITELKPEEAVYRELALVKVTADESTRASILEVVDIFRGKVIDVASEHLTVEMTGDQEKVLAFIDMMKSYGIKEIVRTGMTALGRWSN; from the coding sequence ATGAATAAACATGTGCTTTCCGTATTGGTGGAAAACCAACCGGGCGTATTAAGTAGAGTATCGGGATTGTTTAGTAGAAGAGGATACAACATCGATAGTTTTACAGCAGGTGGGACAGAGGATGAAAGGTTAAGTCGCTTAACCATTGTATTAAATGGAGACTATCAAGCCTTAGACCAAATAAAAAAACAATTAAACAAGCTCATTGATGTAGTGAAAATTACAGAATTAAAGCCTGAAGAAGCAGTTTATAGAGAGTTAGCTTTAGTAAAGGTAACTGCAGATGAATCTACTAGAGCATCCATTTTAGAAGTGGTAGACATATTTAGAGGAAAAGTAATCGATGTGGCAAGTGAGCATCTAACAGTGGAGATGACAGGGGATCAAGAAAAAGTTTTGGCTTTTATTGATATGATGAAGAGTTATGGTATTAAGGAAATTGTCCGCACAGGTATGACTGCCTTAGGACGATGGAGTAACTAA
- the ilvC gene encoding ketol-acid reductoisomerase — MAKMYYENDCNLELLKGKTVAIIGYGSQGHAHALNLHESGVKVIVGLYTGSKSWQLAEEAGLKVAVAAEAAAEADVIMILVNDEKQAKLYKESIEPNLTAGKYLVFAHGFNIHYGQVVPPQDVNVFMVAPKGPGHTVRIQYQEGKGVPCLFAIYQDVTGDTKDIALAYAAGLGGARAGILETTFQEETETDLFGEQAVLCGGVSELIKAGFDTLVEAGYQPEVAYFECLHEMKLIVDMINQGGLSYMRYSVSDTAEYGDYVAGKRVVTEDTRKEMKKILGEIQEGTFAKNWILENQANRPAFSARRRIEQNGLIEVVGKELRKMMTWLKK, encoded by the coding sequence ATGGCAAAAATGTATTATGAAAATGACTGTAACTTAGAATTATTAAAGGGAAAGACTGTAGCAATAATTGGATATGGTAGCCAAGGTCATGCCCATGCTTTAAACTTACATGAATCTGGGGTAAAGGTGATCGTAGGCTTATATACAGGTAGTAAATCTTGGCAGTTAGCAGAAGAGGCTGGACTAAAGGTTGCTGTAGCAGCTGAAGCAGCTGCTGAAGCAGACGTGATTATGATCCTAGTTAACGATGAAAAACAAGCGAAATTATATAAAGAAAGCATAGAACCAAACTTAACAGCAGGAAAGTATTTAGTTTTTGCACATGGATTCAACATTCATTATGGTCAAGTTGTACCACCACAAGATGTAAATGTATTTATGGTGGCACCTAAGGGACCAGGACATACAGTAAGAATTCAATATCAAGAAGGTAAAGGGGTGCCTTGTCTATTTGCTATTTATCAAGATGTTACTGGCGATACAAAAGACATTGCATTGGCTTATGCAGCAGGTCTTGGTGGAGCTAGAGCTGGTATTCTTGAAACTACTTTCCAAGAAGAAACAGAAACTGACTTATTCGGAGAACAAGCTGTACTATGCGGTGGTGTATCAGAGTTAATTAAGGCAGGTTTTGATACATTAGTGGAAGCTGGATATCAACCAGAAGTAGCGTACTTCGAGTGTCTTCACGAAATGAAACTTATTGTAGATATGATTAATCAAGGTGGATTAAGCTATATGAGATATTCTGTTAGTGATACAGCAGAATATGGAGACTATGTTGCTGGTAAACGTGTTGTTACTGAAGATACAAGAAAAGAAATGAAGAAAATTTTAGGGGAAATTCAAGAAGGAACTTTTGCAAAGAACTGGATTTTAGAAAACCAAGCAAATCGTCCTGCTTTCAGTGCTAGAAGAAGAATAGAACAAAATGGTCTAATCGAAGTAGTAGGTAAAGAATTAAGAAAGATGATGACTTGGTTAAAAAAATAA
- a CDS encoding 2-isopropylmalate synthase — MAKHIKIFDTTLRDGEQSPGCSMNLQEKLELARQLERLKVDVIEAGFAIASPGDFAAVKAVAETIKNCKVASLARALPEDIKRAYEAVKHAESPRIHTFIATSPIHMKYKLKATEEEVLERSIAMVKYAKSLCSDVEFSAEDASRTEAAFLYKVLEAVIEAGATVVNIPDTVGYTTPDEYYNLILNIRNNVKNIDKAEISVHCHNDLGLAVANTLAAARAGATQLECTINGIGERAGNAALEEIAMTLNTRKDLYDLTTNIETTEIYPTSRLVTKLTGMKIQHNKAIVGDNAFAHESGIHQHGMLAHKNTYEIMTPESVGLTNNKLVLGKHSGRHAFEERLNLLGYHLSKDDLNKLFLEFKVLADKKKMIYDKDLEALVEEKSVRIKEFCKLGQFVINSGNTITPTATVRLIKNDKEIEEVATGHGPVDAAFKAIDKIVGNGFSLEDYSLNSVTEGEDAQGEASVKIKMQEEIYHGRGISTDVVEASIKAYINAINKMLSELEWQEE; from the coding sequence ATGGCAAAGCATATAAAAATATTTGATACAACCTTAAGAGACGGAGAACAATCACCGGGTTGTAGTATGAACCTACAAGAAAAACTTGAACTAGCAAGGCAGCTGGAAAGGTTAAAGGTGGATGTAATCGAAGCAGGTTTTGCTATTGCATCCCCTGGAGATTTTGCAGCAGTAAAAGCAGTTGCAGAAACGATTAAAAATTGTAAAGTGGCTAGTTTAGCAAGAGCGTTGCCGGAGGATATAAAAAGAGCTTATGAAGCTGTTAAACATGCTGAATCTCCTAGGATACATACCTTCATAGCGACGTCTCCTATTCATATGAAGTATAAGCTTAAAGCCACTGAAGAAGAAGTGTTAGAACGATCTATTGCAATGGTGAAGTATGCCAAAAGCCTTTGTAGTGATGTGGAATTTTCTGCGGAGGATGCTTCAAGAACAGAAGCAGCTTTTCTTTATAAGGTCCTTGAGGCAGTCATTGAAGCAGGAGCAACGGTAGTTAATATTCCTGATACAGTAGGGTATACCACTCCAGACGAGTATTATAATCTTATATTAAATATTAGGAATAATGTAAAAAACATTGATAAGGCAGAGATTTCTGTTCACTGTCATAACGATTTGGGTTTAGCTGTAGCTAATACATTAGCTGCTGCTAGGGCTGGGGCTACTCAACTAGAATGTACCATCAATGGTATTGGAGAGCGAGCTGGGAATGCAGCTTTAGAAGAGATTGCTATGACACTGAATACGAGAAAAGACCTATACGATTTAACTACCAATATAGAAACTACGGAAATTTATCCTACCAGTCGTTTGGTTACTAAGCTAACTGGCATGAAAATACAGCACAACAAGGCTATTGTAGGAGACAACGCTTTTGCCCATGAGTCGGGGATACATCAACACGGTATGCTAGCCCATAAAAATACCTATGAGATCATGACCCCTGAGTCTGTAGGACTTACTAATAATAAGCTAGTTCTAGGAAAACACTCAGGACGCCATGCCTTCGAAGAAAGGTTAAACCTATTAGGCTATCACTTGTCTAAAGATGATTTAAATAAACTTTTCTTAGAGTTTAAAGTTTTAGCAGATAAAAAGAAAATGATTTACGATAAAGACCTAGAGGCATTGGTAGAAGAAAAATCCGTAAGAATTAAAGAGTTCTGTAAACTAGGTCAATTTGTTATAAATAGTGGGAATACTATTACGCCAACTGCAACTGTTAGACTAATAAAAAATGACAAGGAAATTGAAGAAGTTGCAACCGGACATGGACCAGTAGATGCTGCCTTTAAGGCAATTGATAAAATCGTTGGAAATGGCTTTTCTCTAGAGGACTATTCCTTAAACTCTGTTACAGAGGGGGAAGATGCACAGGGAGAAGCATCTGTGAAGATAAAGATGCAAGAAGAAATTTATCACGGAAGAGGAATTAGTACCGATGTGGTAGAGGCCAGTATTAAGGCTTACATCAATGCTATTAACAAAATGCTGAGTGAGTTAGAATGGCAAGAGGAGTGA
- the cimA gene encoding citramalate synthase, whose product MNNKIEVFDSTLRDGAQAEGISFSVEDKIKIVRALDALGISYIEAGNPGSNPKDLEFFAHMREEKLKHAKLTAFGSTRRANINVEEDNNVQSLLDANTPAVAIFGKSWDFHVTDIIKTTLEENLAMIQDTIAFFKEKGKEVIFDAEHFFDGYKANPTYAMATLEAAAKGGADWLALCETNGGAFPDEIYKITKEVAGKFPVKVGIHCHNDGGMAVANTVMAVEAGATQVQGTYIGFGERCGNVNLSTVIANLQLKRGKQCIHEDEMMNLTSTARLVAEVSNVAMNEREPYVGNSAFAHKGGMHIDGINKASKSFEHIDPKKVGNQRRVLMSEVSGKSTVLAKIQKINPNIKKNSPETQKLIDRLKELEHEGYQFEGAESTFDLVIRKHLGKYKPFFELINYKIIGENQPGGENIASALVKINVEGKIEMTVAEGVGPVHALDKALRKALETFYPQLKEVHLKDYKVRVLDTTIATASKVRVLIESTDGYNVWTTVGVSSDIIEASWIALVDSIEYKLIKDIEDKIRAYI is encoded by the coding sequence ATGAACAATAAAATAGAAGTATTTGATTCCACTTTAAGAGATGGGGCACAGGCTGAAGGTATTTCCTTTTCAGTAGAAGATAAGATAAAAATAGTAAGGGCATTAGATGCTTTGGGGATCAGCTATATTGAAGCTGGTAACCCCGGCTCTAATCCTAAGGACTTAGAGTTCTTTGCCCATATGCGAGAGGAAAAACTCAAACATGCTAAATTAACTGCCTTTGGTAGCACTAGAAGAGCCAATATCAATGTAGAAGAGGATAATAACGTTCAATCACTATTAGATGCCAATACTCCAGCAGTAGCAATATTTGGTAAGAGTTGGGACTTTCATGTTACAGATATTATTAAAACCACTTTAGAAGAAAACTTAGCCATGATTCAGGATACAATTGCCTTCTTTAAAGAAAAAGGTAAAGAAGTGATTTTCGACGCCGAACACTTTTTCGATGGATACAAAGCAAATCCAACTTATGCTATGGCCACGTTAGAAGCAGCAGCAAAAGGAGGCGCTGACTGGCTAGCTCTTTGTGAAACCAACGGGGGTGCTTTTCCCGATGAGATATATAAGATTACAAAAGAAGTTGCTGGAAAGTTTCCTGTTAAGGTAGGTATTCATTGTCACAATGATGGTGGTATGGCAGTAGCAAACACTGTTATGGCGGTAGAAGCAGGTGCTACGCAGGTACAGGGAACCTATATTGGTTTTGGAGAAAGATGCGGAAATGTAAACTTAAGTACAGTTATTGCTAATCTTCAATTAAAGCGTGGAAAACAATGTATTCACGAGGATGAGATGATGAACCTTACCTCCACTGCCAGGTTAGTGGCAGAGGTATCTAATGTAGCCATGAATGAAAGGGAACCTTATGTAGGAAACAGTGCTTTTGCTCACAAAGGTGGTATGCACATTGATGGTATAAATAAGGCTTCTAAATCCTTTGAACACATTGATCCTAAAAAAGTAGGCAATCAAAGACGGGTTTTAATGTCAGAAGTTTCAGGAAAAAGTACAGTATTAGCTAAGATACAAAAAATTAATCCTAATATAAAGAAAAACTCTCCAGAGACACAAAAACTTATAGATCGCTTGAAGGAACTGGAGCATGAAGGCTATCAATTCGAAGGAGCAGAAAGCACTTTTGATTTAGTGATCCGAAAGCATTTAGGAAAATACAAACCCTTCTTTGAACTGATCAACTATAAAATTATTGGAGAAAATCAGCCGGGAGGAGAAAACATAGCTTCAGCATTGGTGAAAATCAATGTGGAGGGCAAAATTGAAATGACGGTAGCTGAAGGTGTTGGACCAGTCCATGCTCTAGATAAAGCTCTTAGAAAGGCGTTAGAAACTTTTTATCCTCAGTTAAAGGAAGTACACTTAAAGGATTATAAAGTTAGGGTATTGGACACCACTATTGCTACTGCATCTAAAGTTCGCGTATTAATCGAGTCTACTGATGGATATAACGTATGGACAACGGTGGGGGTTTCATCAGATATTATTGAAGCCAGTTGGATTGCTTTAGTAGATTCTATTGAATATAAATTAATCAAAGATATCGAAGATAAAATAAGGGCGTATATTTGA